A part of Saimiri boliviensis isolate mSaiBol1 chromosome 11, mSaiBol1.pri, whole genome shotgun sequence genomic DNA contains:
- the TAS1R3 gene encoding taste receptor type 1 member 3 isoform X2 has translation MKGDYVLGGLFPLGEAGEAALHSRTRPSSLVCTRFSWNGLLWALAMKMAVEEINNRLDLLPGLRLGYDLFDTCSEPTVTMKPSLMFLAKANSHDIAAYCNYTQYQPRVLAVIGPHSSELALVTGKFFGFFLMPQVSYGASMDLLSTRETFPSFFRTVPSDRVQLVATVELLQQLGWNWVAALGSDDEYGRQGLSIFSGLAAARGICIAHEGLVPLPRANSPWVGKVQELLPQLNQTSIQVVLLFASARAAHTFFSHIISRRLSPKVWVASEAWLTSDLVMGLPGMAEVGTVLGFLQRGAQLPEFSQYVKTHLALAADPAFCTSLGEREQGLEEHVVGPRCPQCDDITLQNVPARLQHHQTFSVYAAVYSVAQALHNTLGCNASGCPMQDPVKPWQVLQNMYNMTFHAAGQVLRFDSSGNVDVEYDLKLWVWRGPVPELHNVGIFNGSLWPERLKMRWHTPDNQEPVSQCSRQCQEGQVRRVKGFHSCCYDCVDCEAGSYRRNPDDPTCTPCRHDQWSPKRSTRCFHRRPRFLTWGEPAVLLLLLLLGLALGLVLATLGLFIRHRDSPLVQASGGALACFGLVCLGLVCLSVLLFPGQPSPARCLAQQPLSHLPLTGCLSTLFLQAAETFVESELPPSWADRLWGCLRGPRAWLAVLLAMLVEAALCAWYLLAFPPEVVTDWRVLPTEALVHCRTRSWVSFGLVHTTNAILAFLCFLGTFLVQSQPGRYNRARGLTFAMLAYFITWVSFVPLLANVEVALRPAVQMGAFLLCTLGILAAFHLPRCYLLLWQPGLNTPEFFLGGAQIPKVGMVVGTEEAQGKNE, from the exons GTTCTCCTGGAACGGCCTGCTCTGGGCGCTGGCCATGAAGATGGCGGTGGAGGAGATCAACAACCGGTTGGACCTGCTGCCGGGGCTGCGCCTGGGCTACGACCTCTTTGACACGTGCTCGGAGCCCACGGTCACCATGAAGCCCAGCCTCATGTTCCTGGCCAAGGCGAACAGCCACGACATCGCCGCCTACTGCAACTACACGCAGTACCAGCCCCGTGTGCTGGCTGTCATCGGGCCCCACTCTTCAGAGCTCGCCCTGGTCACAGGGAAGTTCTTCGGCTTCTTCCTCATGCCCCAG GTCAGCTACGGGGCTAGCATGGACCTGCTGAGCACCCGGGAGACCTTCCCCTCCTTCTTCCGCACGGTGCCCAGTGACCGCGTGCAGCTGGTGGCCACCGTGGAGCTGCTGCAGCAGCTGGGCTGGAACTGGGTGGCCGCCCTGGGCAGCGACGACGAGTATGGCCGACAGGGCCTGAGCATCTTCTCGGGCCTGGCTGCGGCACGCGGCATCTGCATAGCACACGAGGGCCTGGTGCCGCTGCCCCGTGCCAACAGCCCGTGGGTGGGCAAGGTGCAGGAGCTGCTGCCGCAGCTCAACCAAACCAGCATACAGGTGGTGCTGCTGTTCGCCTCTGCGCGTGCCGCCCACACCTTCTTCAGCCACATCATCAGCCGCAGGCTCTCGCCCAAGGTGTGGGTGGCCAGCGAGGCCTGGCTGACCTCTGACCTGGTCATGGGGCTGCCCGGCATGGCCGAGGTGGGCACGGTGCTCGGCTTCCTGCAGAGGGGTGCCCAGCTGCCCGAGTTCTCCCAGTACGTGAAGACGCACCTGGCCCTGGCCGCCGACCCGGCTTTCTGCACCTCGCTGGGTGAGAGGGAGCAGGGCCTGGAGGAGCACGTGGTGGGCCCGCGCTGCCCGCAGTGTGACGACATCACGCTGCAGAACGTGCCCGCCAGGCTGCAGCACCACCAGACATTCTCCGTCTACGCGGCCGTGTACAGTGTGGCCCAGGCCCTGCACAACACCCTGGGCTGCAACGCCTCGGGCTGCCCCATGCAGGACCCCGTGAAGCCCTGGCAG GTCCTGCAGAACATGTACAACATGACCTTCCACGCGGCCGGACAGGTGCTGCGTTTTGACAGCAGCGGGAACGTTGACGTGGAGTACGACCTGAAGCTGTGGGTGTGGCGGGGCCCGGTGCCCGAGCTGCACAATGTGGGCATCTTCAACGGCAGCCTCTGGCCGGAGCGCCTCAAGATGCGCTGGCACACACCCGACAACCAG GAGCCCGTGTCCCAGTGCTCGCGGCAGTGCCAGGAGGGCCAGGTGCGCCGGGTCAAGGGCTTCCACTCCTGCTGCTACGACTGCGTAGACTGCGAGGCAGGCAGCTACCGACGCAACCCAG ACGACCCCACCTGCACCCCTTGCCGCCACGACCAGTGGTCCCCGAAGCGGAGCACACGCTGCTTCCACCGCAGGCCTCGGTTCCTGACGTGGGGCGAGCCGgctgtgctgctgctgctcctgctgctgggcCTGGCACTGGGGCTTGTGCTGGCCACCCTGGGGCTATTCATTCGCCATCGGGACAGCCCACTAGTTCAGGCCTCGGGGGGCGCCCTGGCCTGCTTCGGCCTGGTCTGTCTGGGCCTGGTGTGCCTTAGCGTCCTCCTGTTCCCCGGGCAGCCCAGCCCTGCGCGCTGCCTGGCCCAGCAGCCCTTATCCCACCTCCCACTCACGGGCTGCCTGAGCACACTCTTCCTGCAGGCGGCTGAGACCTTCGTGGAGTCGGAGCTGCCTCCGAGCTGGGCAGACCGGCTGTGGGGCTGCCTGCGGGGGCCCCGGGCCTGGCTGGCGGTGCTGCTGGCCATGCTGGTGGAGGCCGCGCTGTGCGCCTGGTACCTGCTGGCCTTCCCACCAGAGGTGGTGACGGACTGGCGCGTGCTGCCCACGGAGGCTCTGGTGCACTGTCGCACACGATCCTGGGTCAGCTTCGGCCTGGTGCACACCACCAATGCCATACTGGccttcctctgcttcctgggcacCTTCCTGGTGCAGAGCCAGCCCGGCCGCTACAACCGCGCCCGTGGCCTCACCTTCGCCATGCTGGCCTATTTCATCACCTGGGTCTCCTTCGTGCCcctcctggccaacgtggaggtggctctcaggcCTGCGGTGCAGATGGGCGCCTTCCTACTTTGCACCCTGGGCATCCTGGCCGCCTTCCACCTGCCAAGATGTTACCTACTCCTGTGGCAGCCGGGGCTCAACACCCCTGAGTTCTTCCTGGGAGGGGCCCAGATACCCAAGGTGGGAATGGTGGTGGGGACAGAGGAAGCTCAGGGAAAAAATGAGTGA
- the TAS1R3 gene encoding taste receptor type 1 member 3 isoform X1: MLGSGVLGLSLWTLLHLRTGAPSCLSRQLKMKGDYVLGGLFPLGEAGEAALHSRTRPSSLVCTRFSWNGLLWALAMKMAVEEINNRLDLLPGLRLGYDLFDTCSEPTVTMKPSLMFLAKANSHDIAAYCNYTQYQPRVLAVIGPHSSELALVTGKFFGFFLMPQVSYGASMDLLSTRETFPSFFRTVPSDRVQLVATVELLQQLGWNWVAALGSDDEYGRQGLSIFSGLAAARGICIAHEGLVPLPRANSPWVGKVQELLPQLNQTSIQVVLLFASARAAHTFFSHIISRRLSPKVWVASEAWLTSDLVMGLPGMAEVGTVLGFLQRGAQLPEFSQYVKTHLALAADPAFCTSLGEREQGLEEHVVGPRCPQCDDITLQNVPARLQHHQTFSVYAAVYSVAQALHNTLGCNASGCPMQDPVKPWQVLQNMYNMTFHAAGQVLRFDSSGNVDVEYDLKLWVWRGPVPELHNVGIFNGSLWPERLKMRWHTPDNQEPVSQCSRQCQEGQVRRVKGFHSCCYDCVDCEAGSYRRNPDDPTCTPCRHDQWSPKRSTRCFHRRPRFLTWGEPAVLLLLLLLGLALGLVLATLGLFIRHRDSPLVQASGGALACFGLVCLGLVCLSVLLFPGQPSPARCLAQQPLSHLPLTGCLSTLFLQAAETFVESELPPSWADRLWGCLRGPRAWLAVLLAMLVEAALCAWYLLAFPPEVVTDWRVLPTEALVHCRTRSWVSFGLVHTTNAILAFLCFLGTFLVQSQPGRYNRARGLTFAMLAYFITWVSFVPLLANVEVALRPAVQMGAFLLCTLGILAAFHLPRCYLLLWQPGLNTPEFFLGGAQIPKVGMVVGTEEAQGKNE, encoded by the exons GTTCTCCTGGAACGGCCTGCTCTGGGCGCTGGCCATGAAGATGGCGGTGGAGGAGATCAACAACCGGTTGGACCTGCTGCCGGGGCTGCGCCTGGGCTACGACCTCTTTGACACGTGCTCGGAGCCCACGGTCACCATGAAGCCCAGCCTCATGTTCCTGGCCAAGGCGAACAGCCACGACATCGCCGCCTACTGCAACTACACGCAGTACCAGCCCCGTGTGCTGGCTGTCATCGGGCCCCACTCTTCAGAGCTCGCCCTGGTCACAGGGAAGTTCTTCGGCTTCTTCCTCATGCCCCAG GTCAGCTACGGGGCTAGCATGGACCTGCTGAGCACCCGGGAGACCTTCCCCTCCTTCTTCCGCACGGTGCCCAGTGACCGCGTGCAGCTGGTGGCCACCGTGGAGCTGCTGCAGCAGCTGGGCTGGAACTGGGTGGCCGCCCTGGGCAGCGACGACGAGTATGGCCGACAGGGCCTGAGCATCTTCTCGGGCCTGGCTGCGGCACGCGGCATCTGCATAGCACACGAGGGCCTGGTGCCGCTGCCCCGTGCCAACAGCCCGTGGGTGGGCAAGGTGCAGGAGCTGCTGCCGCAGCTCAACCAAACCAGCATACAGGTGGTGCTGCTGTTCGCCTCTGCGCGTGCCGCCCACACCTTCTTCAGCCACATCATCAGCCGCAGGCTCTCGCCCAAGGTGTGGGTGGCCAGCGAGGCCTGGCTGACCTCTGACCTGGTCATGGGGCTGCCCGGCATGGCCGAGGTGGGCACGGTGCTCGGCTTCCTGCAGAGGGGTGCCCAGCTGCCCGAGTTCTCCCAGTACGTGAAGACGCACCTGGCCCTGGCCGCCGACCCGGCTTTCTGCACCTCGCTGGGTGAGAGGGAGCAGGGCCTGGAGGAGCACGTGGTGGGCCCGCGCTGCCCGCAGTGTGACGACATCACGCTGCAGAACGTGCCCGCCAGGCTGCAGCACCACCAGACATTCTCCGTCTACGCGGCCGTGTACAGTGTGGCCCAGGCCCTGCACAACACCCTGGGCTGCAACGCCTCGGGCTGCCCCATGCAGGACCCCGTGAAGCCCTGGCAG GTCCTGCAGAACATGTACAACATGACCTTCCACGCGGCCGGACAGGTGCTGCGTTTTGACAGCAGCGGGAACGTTGACGTGGAGTACGACCTGAAGCTGTGGGTGTGGCGGGGCCCGGTGCCCGAGCTGCACAATGTGGGCATCTTCAACGGCAGCCTCTGGCCGGAGCGCCTCAAGATGCGCTGGCACACACCCGACAACCAG GAGCCCGTGTCCCAGTGCTCGCGGCAGTGCCAGGAGGGCCAGGTGCGCCGGGTCAAGGGCTTCCACTCCTGCTGCTACGACTGCGTAGACTGCGAGGCAGGCAGCTACCGACGCAACCCAG ACGACCCCACCTGCACCCCTTGCCGCCACGACCAGTGGTCCCCGAAGCGGAGCACACGCTGCTTCCACCGCAGGCCTCGGTTCCTGACGTGGGGCGAGCCGgctgtgctgctgctgctcctgctgctgggcCTGGCACTGGGGCTTGTGCTGGCCACCCTGGGGCTATTCATTCGCCATCGGGACAGCCCACTAGTTCAGGCCTCGGGGGGCGCCCTGGCCTGCTTCGGCCTGGTCTGTCTGGGCCTGGTGTGCCTTAGCGTCCTCCTGTTCCCCGGGCAGCCCAGCCCTGCGCGCTGCCTGGCCCAGCAGCCCTTATCCCACCTCCCACTCACGGGCTGCCTGAGCACACTCTTCCTGCAGGCGGCTGAGACCTTCGTGGAGTCGGAGCTGCCTCCGAGCTGGGCAGACCGGCTGTGGGGCTGCCTGCGGGGGCCCCGGGCCTGGCTGGCGGTGCTGCTGGCCATGCTGGTGGAGGCCGCGCTGTGCGCCTGGTACCTGCTGGCCTTCCCACCAGAGGTGGTGACGGACTGGCGCGTGCTGCCCACGGAGGCTCTGGTGCACTGTCGCACACGATCCTGGGTCAGCTTCGGCCTGGTGCACACCACCAATGCCATACTGGccttcctctgcttcctgggcacCTTCCTGGTGCAGAGCCAGCCCGGCCGCTACAACCGCGCCCGTGGCCTCACCTTCGCCATGCTGGCCTATTTCATCACCTGGGTCTCCTTCGTGCCcctcctggccaacgtggaggtggctctcaggcCTGCGGTGCAGATGGGCGCCTTCCTACTTTGCACCCTGGGCATCCTGGCCGCCTTCCACCTGCCAAGATGTTACCTACTCCTGTGGCAGCCGGGGCTCAACACCCCTGAGTTCTTCCTGGGAGGGGCCCAGATACCCAAGGTGGGAATGGTGGTGGGGACAGAGGAAGCTCAGGGAAAAAATGAGTGA